A genomic window from Salvelinus sp. IW2-2015 linkage group LG13, ASM291031v2, whole genome shotgun sequence includes:
- the LOC111972173 gene encoding inhibitor of growth protein 5 isoform X2, producing the protein MATAIYLEHYLDSIENLPCELQRNFTLMQDLDNRTEEKKGEIDKLAEEYISSVRNLASEQRVEHLQKIQSAYSKCKEFSDDKVQLAMQTYEMVDKHIRRLDADLARFENELKEKLEVSGYESPEGRGLKKGEGQGLREKRGPKGRGRKSSDEDSPKKKKLKNSPGLSSALLPMQPSDVLDMPVDPNEPTYCLCHQVSYGEMIGCDNPDCPIEWFHLLTLLQSQKGF; encoded by the exons GTATTGAGAATCTGCCTTGTGAACTACAGAGAAACTTTACACTGATGCAGGACCTGGACAATAGAACTGAAG agaaaaaaggagagatcGACAAGCTGGCAGAGGAGTACATCTCAAGTGTAAGGAACTTGGCTTCGGAACAGAGGGTTGAGCACCTGCAGAAGATCCAGAGTGCTTACAGCAAGTGCAAAGAGTTCAGCGATGACAAAGTGCAGCTTGCAATGCAGACATATGAAATG GTGGACAAGCATATCCGCAGGCTGGATGCAGACCTGGCCCGATTTGAGAATGAGCTGAAGGAGAAGCTGGAAGTGAGCGGCTATGAAAGTCCAGAAGGAAGAGGGTTAAAGA AGGGTGAAGGTCAGGGACTGAGGGAGAAGCGAGGACCCAAGGGGAGAGGCAGGAAATCATCGGATGAGGATTCTCCCAAGAAGAAAAAGCTTAAAAATAG CCCAGGATTGAGTTCTGCTCTCCTGCCAATGCAACCGTCAGATGTTTTGGACATGCCAGTTGATCCCAATGAGCCAACATACTGCTTGTGCCATCAAGTGTCATATGGAGAGATGATTGGATGTGATAACCCTGAT TGTCCAATTGAGTGGTTTCACTTGTTGACCTTACTACAAAGCCAAAAGGGATTttag
- the LOC111972173 gene encoding inhibitor of growth protein 5 isoform X1 translates to MATAIYLEHYLDSIENLPCELQRNFTLMQDLDNRTEEKKGEIDKLAEEYISSVRNLASEQRVEHLQKIQSAYSKCKEFSDDKVQLAMQTYEMVDKHIRRLDADLARFENELKEKLEVSGYESPEGRGLKKGEGQGLREKRGPKGRGRKSSDEDSPKKKKLKNSPGLSSALLPMQPSDVLDMPVDPNEPTYCLCHQVSYGEMIGCDNPDCPIEWFHFACVDLATKPKGKWFCPRCTQDKKKK, encoded by the exons GTATTGAGAATCTGCCTTGTGAACTACAGAGAAACTTTACACTGATGCAGGACCTGGACAATAGAACTGAAG agaaaaaaggagagatcGACAAGCTGGCAGAGGAGTACATCTCAAGTGTAAGGAACTTGGCTTCGGAACAGAGGGTTGAGCACCTGCAGAAGATCCAGAGTGCTTACAGCAAGTGCAAAGAGTTCAGCGATGACAAAGTGCAGCTTGCAATGCAGACATATGAAATG GTGGACAAGCATATCCGCAGGCTGGATGCAGACCTGGCCCGATTTGAGAATGAGCTGAAGGAGAAGCTGGAAGTGAGCGGCTATGAAAGTCCAGAAGGAAGAGGGTTAAAGA AGGGTGAAGGTCAGGGACTGAGGGAGAAGCGAGGACCCAAGGGGAGAGGCAGGAAATCATCGGATGAGGATTCTCCCAAGAAGAAAAAGCTTAAAAATAG CCCAGGATTGAGTTCTGCTCTCCTGCCAATGCAACCGTCAGATGTTTTGGACATGCCAGTTGATCCCAATGAGCCAACATACTGCTTGTGCCATCAAGTGTCATATGGAGAGATGATTGGATGTGATAACCCTGAT TGTCCAATTGAGTGGTTTCACTTTGCTTGTGTTGATCTTGCTACAAAGCCCAAAGGAAAATG GTTTTGTCCACGGTGCACCCAGGATAAGAAGAAAAAATGA